A stretch of the Glycine soja cultivar W05 chromosome 13, ASM419377v2, whole genome shotgun sequence genome encodes the following:
- the LOC114382161 gene encoding sugar transport protein 5-like has protein sequence MAVEGIAVDASSANNGFNGKITLSVVLTCIVAASSGLIFGYDLGITGGVTTMKPFLEKFFPTVLKNATSAKTNMYCVYDDQLLTLFTSSLFLAGLFSSLLASHVTMALGRRNTMIFGGCIFFAGGAINAAAENIAMLILGRILLGIGVGFTNQATPVYLSEMAPAKWRGAFNTGFQLFNNMGVVAANCINFGTAPHPWGWRMSLGLATVPAAIMTIGALLIPDSPSSLVERNHINQARNALRKVRGPTADVESELQLMIQSSQVSKDMERESFVAIFERRYRPQLVMALAIPLSQQLSGISIVAFYAPNLFQSVVIGNNSALLSAVVLGLVNLGSTLVSTVVVDRLGRRVLFIVGGIQMLVCMISAAVVLAMGSGVNGTEQISKGNAIAVLVLLCFYTAGFAWSWGPLCWLIPSEIFPMKIRSTGQSIAIAVQFLATFVLSQTFLTMLCHFKFGAFLFYAGWLALSTIFVILFLPETRGISLDSMYAIWGKHWYWRRFVVEG, from the exons GAGGTGTCACTACGATGAAACCATTTCTTGAAAAATTCTTCCCAACAGTATTGAAAAATGCTACTAGCGCGAAAACAAACATGTATTGTGTGTATGACGATCAGTTGTTGACATTATTTACGTCCTCCCTTTTTCTCGCGGGGCTTTTTTCATCTCTCTTGGCCAGCCACGTCACGATGGCGTTGGGTCGGAGAAACACCATGATCTTCGGTGGCTGCATCTTTTTTGCGGGTGGTGCCATTAATGCTGCGGCGGAAAATATTGCTATGCTCATCTTGGGTCGTATCTTGCTTGGCATTGGGGTTGGTTTCACTAATCAA GCGACGCCGGTATACCTGTCTGAAATGGCCCCAGCCAAATGGCGAGGTGCGTTCAACACGGGCTTCCAATTGTTCAACAACATGGGTGTGGTGGCGGCCAATTGCATAAACTTTGGCACTGCACCGCACCCATGGGGGTGGCGCATGTCCCTTGGCCTCGCCACGGTCCCCGCAGCTATCATGACAATCGGTGCCTTGCTAATACCCGACAGTCCAAGTAGCTTAGTCGAGCGCAACCACATCAACCAAGCCAGAAACGCCTTGCGCAAAGTGCGGGGCCCCACTGCTGACGTTGAATCCGAATTGCAACTCATGATCCAATCGTCGCAGGTTTCAAAAGACATGGAACGAGAAAGTTTTGTGGCCATTTTTGAGCGCCGGTATCGGCCTCAGTTGGTGATGGCGCTTGCGATTCCCTTGTCTCAGCAACTTTCGGGAATCAGCATTGTCGCGTTTTATGCGCCAAACCTGTTTCAGTCAGTGGTAATTGGCAATAACTCGGCGTTGCTTTCGGCTGTTGTACTAGGACTCGTCAACCTTGGTTCCACTCTTGTCTCAACTGTTGTTGTTGATCGACTTGGTCGAAGGGTCTTGTTCATAGTGGGTGGCATTCAAATGCTTGTTTGCATG ATTTCGGCGGCTGTTGTGCTGGCAATGGGGAGTGGTGTTAATGGTACAGAGCAAATTTCAAAGGGCAACGCCATTGCTGTGTTGGTGCTATTGTGCTTCTACACAGCAGGATTTGCTTGGTCGTGGGGCCCTCTTTGCTGGCTAATTCCAAGTGAGATTTTCCCCATGAAGATTAGATCCACTGGACAAAGCATAGCCATTGCTGTGCAGTTCTTGGCAACATTTGTTTTATCTCAGACATTCTTGACAATGCTATGCCACTTTAAGTTTGGAGCTTTTCTCTTCTACGCGGGTTGGCTTGCACTCAGCACTATCTTTGTTATACTGTTCTTGCCCGAGACCAGAGGAATTTCTTTGGATTCAATGTATGCAATATGGGGCAAACACTGGTATTGGCGCCGGTTTGTTGTTGAAGGTTGA